One window of the Macaca thibetana thibetana isolate TM-01 chromosome 1, ASM2454274v1, whole genome shotgun sequence genome contains the following:
- the LOC126963662 gene encoding putative uncharacterized protein encoded by LINC01555, whose translation MLGPNAQVTVAVVQPGPEHLGHLLSDMQHCQHSSCGSAAWTQLTWVHCSGGSHKASIKMSAQAVVSTEAPRERPCFQAHLSCLQNLVLRSCRMEGFSLFLAMRWGGVRELPSDPRGHPQFLATCLCCTGAAHAFQLALPKPATKDSSKTHSIILCMQSCAGNHGHVHHIRNHVHSITFAVFFWPTQRVWSS comes from the exons ATGCTGGGTCCCAACGCCCAAGTGACTGTAGCTGTGGTTCAGCCAGGACCTGAGCATTTAGGTCACCTGTTGTCAGACATGCAACACTGTCAACATAG ttcctGTGGGTCAGCAGCCTGGACACAGCTTACCTGGGTCCACTGCTCGGGAGGATCTCACAAGGCTTCAATCAAGATGTCAGCCCAGGCTGTGGTCTCCACTGAGGCTCCAAGGGAAAGACCCTGCTTCCAAGCTCACCTAAGTTGTTTGCAAAATTTGGTTCTTCGCAGCTGTAGAATGGAGGGCTTCAGTTTATTTCTAGCTATGCGGTGGGGCGGGGTGAGGGAGCTGCCCTCAGATCCTAGAGGTCACCCACAATTCCTTGCCACTTGTCTATGCTGCACAGGGGCGGCCCACGCATTTCAGCTTGCTTTGCCAAAGCCAGCAACGAAAGACTCCAGCAAGACACATTCTATCATCTTATGTATGCAATCCTGTGCAGGCAATCACGGACATGTCCATCACATACGTAACCACGTCCACTCCATCACCTTTGCTGTATTCTTTTGGCCCACTCAAAGGGTGTGGAGTAGTTAG